One part of the Thermococcus radiotolerans genome encodes these proteins:
- the psmA gene encoding archaeal proteasome endopeptidase complex subunit alpha gives MAFVPPQAGYDRAITVFSPDGRLFQVNYAREAVKRGATAVGVKWKEGVVLAVEKRITSKLIEPSSYEKIFQIDDHIAAAPSGIIADARVLVDRARLEAQVYRLTYGEPVPLTVLVKKICDLKQAHTQYGGVRPFGAALLMAGVNDKPELYETDPSGAYFEWKAVAIGSGRNTAMAIFEEHYTDDIDMEGAVKLAIMALAKTLEEPGPDSIEVAYITMEDKRWKKLGKEDVAKYLDEILEEVKEEEVEEKEEDYSELDSNY, from the coding sequence ATGGCGTTTGTACCACCACAGGCAGGTTACGACAGGGCCATTACTGTTTTTAGCCCTGACGGAAGGCTCTTCCAGGTAAACTACGCACGGGAGGCCGTTAAGAGGGGAGCAACCGCCGTCGGTGTTAAGTGGAAGGAAGGCGTCGTTCTCGCCGTTGAGAAAAGGATAACCAGCAAGCTCATCGAGCCAAGCAGCTACGAGAAGATTTTCCAGATCGACGACCATATAGCCGCCGCTCCGAGCGGTATAATCGCGGATGCGAGAGTCCTCGTTGATAGGGCCAGGCTTGAGGCCCAGGTTTACCGGCTGACCTACGGCGAACCCGTTCCGCTCACCGTTCTGGTGAAGAAGATATGCGACCTCAAGCAGGCCCACACCCAGTACGGCGGTGTGAGGCCCTTTGGTGCGGCCCTTCTAATGGCAGGGGTCAACGACAAGCCCGAGCTCTACGAGACCGATCCGAGCGGGGCCTACTTCGAGTGGAAGGCCGTCGCGATAGGCAGCGGCAGGAACACTGCGATGGCCATCTTCGAGGAGCACTACACCGACGACATAGACATGGAGGGAGCGGTAAAGCTCGCCATAATGGCCCTCGCGAAGACCCTTGAGGAGCCGGGTCCGGACAGCATAGAGGTCGCTTACATCACCATGGAGGACAAGCGCTGGAAGAAGCTCGGCAAGGAAGATGTTGCCAAGTACCTCGATGAAATCCTCGAAGAGGTCAAGGAAGAGGAAGTTGAGGAGAAGGAAGAGGACTACTCCGAGCTGGACAGCAACTACTGA
- a CDS encoding cell division protein SepF — protein sequence MGLFDSLKKKDEKAKRKPPAAIKKEVAPRRDIDVIPLEEDVLAKEIVKPQVRYLKKIVVTSYADLERISEELQNGNIILVDLTPLEVKPEVLEKVAEQIKGMVSALGGQAAKICKHEIKLILVPADIRITK from the coding sequence ATGGGATTGTTTGACAGCCTCAAAAAGAAGGACGAAAAGGCCAAGAGGAAGCCGCCCGCGGCGATTAAAAAGGAGGTTGCTCCTAGGCGTGACATCGATGTCATTCCTCTCGAGGAGGATGTTCTTGCTAAGGAGATAGTCAAGCCCCAGGTCAGGTACCTCAAGAAGATCGTCGTTACCAGCTATGCCGACCTCGAGAGAATCTCTGAGGAGCTCCAGAACGGCAACATAATCCTGGTCGACCTCACCCCGCTTGAGGTCAAGCCGGAGGTTCTTGAGAAGGTTGCCGAGCAGATAAAGGGAATGGTCAGCGCCCTTGGCGGACAGGCCGCTAAAATCTGCAAGCACGAGATAAAGCTGATTCTCGTTCCGGCGGACATCAGGAT
- the iorA gene encoding indolepyruvate ferredoxin oxidoreductase subunit alpha — protein sequence MEAIKAYPSDSTEVKTRKREKKLLMGNEAIAYGALESGVVFATGYPGTPSTEVIETIAHLKPEVFAEWAPNEKVALEEAAGVAYTGLRTLVTMKCVGLNVAADPLMSLAYSGVEGGLVILVADDPGPHTSQTEQDDRYYGKISLLPVLEPADPQEAHDLIIYAYELSERYKVPVIFRTTTRVNHTTSDVEVGEFVELEREPKFKKDIERYVRASMEGNRKRHRWLNETLAKIEEEFNSMPFNWVEGEGRIGIIVEGAPYNYVREVLPKIEGDFKVLKLSTPHPLPRKLVVDFLKDVDFAIVVEDGAPFLEEEVKIAAYEAGLNVPIYGKRTGHFPLEGELTPSLVRNTLLRLIGEEGETYEKPEEVKYAESLAPKRPPVMCPGCPHRGSYRAALDALRDLRLGRFSVPIHGDIGCYALSLLPPLEAIWTEYVMGASISLANGQSVALNKKVIATIGDSTFFHNGIQPLVDAVYKNLNVLVMILDNRTTAMTGHQPHPGTGGSETGRKFNEIDIEALVKALGVKYVKTVDPYDLKATREAIKEAMQVEGPAVIIAKQECVIPVIRRGEIGEIPVVIEEKCTGCKACILLTGCPALVYEPDTNKVRIDNLLCTGCGVCNQTCPFDAIKFPSELERGA from the coding sequence GTGGAAGCGATTAAGGCTTATCCTTCTGATTCAACCGAAGTCAAGACCAGGAAGCGTGAGAAAAAGCTTCTCATGGGTAACGAAGCCATCGCTTATGGTGCCCTCGAAAGCGGCGTTGTCTTTGCGACAGGCTACCCCGGGACACCGTCGACCGAGGTCATCGAAACGATAGCCCATCTGAAGCCGGAGGTATTCGCCGAGTGGGCCCCTAACGAAAAGGTGGCCCTGGAGGAGGCCGCGGGAGTCGCTTACACCGGCCTAAGGACGCTCGTCACGATGAAGTGCGTCGGTCTCAACGTCGCCGCCGACCCCCTCATGAGCCTCGCCTACTCCGGCGTTGAAGGAGGTCTGGTCATCCTCGTCGCCGATGACCCGGGGCCGCACACCAGTCAGACCGAGCAGGACGATAGGTATTATGGCAAAATCTCACTTCTGCCGGTTCTTGAGCCGGCCGATCCTCAGGAGGCACATGATTTAATCATCTACGCCTACGAGCTGAGCGAGCGCTACAAGGTTCCGGTCATATTCAGAACCACCACGAGGGTGAACCACACGACGAGCGACGTTGAAGTCGGCGAGTTCGTCGAGCTGGAGCGCGAGCCAAAGTTCAAGAAGGACATCGAGAGGTATGTGCGCGCGAGCATGGAGGGCAACAGGAAGAGGCACAGGTGGCTGAACGAGACCCTGGCAAAGATAGAGGAGGAGTTCAACTCGATGCCCTTCAACTGGGTCGAAGGCGAGGGAAGGATCGGAATCATCGTCGAGGGCGCGCCCTACAACTACGTGCGCGAGGTTCTCCCGAAGATCGAGGGTGATTTCAAGGTTCTCAAGCTCTCAACGCCGCATCCTCTTCCAAGGAAGCTCGTCGTTGACTTCCTCAAGGACGTGGACTTCGCGATAGTGGTTGAGGACGGCGCGCCGTTCCTCGAGGAAGAGGTTAAGATCGCCGCCTACGAGGCCGGCCTCAACGTCCCAATCTACGGGAAGAGAACCGGCCACTTCCCGCTCGAGGGCGAGCTCACTCCGAGCCTTGTGAGAAACACACTGCTGCGGCTCATCGGCGAGGAGGGGGAGACCTACGAGAAGCCGGAGGAGGTCAAATACGCCGAAAGCCTCGCCCCGAAGAGACCCCCGGTGATGTGTCCAGGCTGTCCACACAGGGGCTCCTACAGGGCCGCGCTGGACGCTCTGAGGGACCTCAGGCTGGGCAGGTTCAGCGTCCCGATACACGGTGACATAGGCTGCTACGCCCTTTCGCTCCTCCCGCCGCTCGAAGCCATCTGGACCGAGTACGTGATGGGCGCCAGCATAAGCCTGGCCAACGGTCAGAGCGTGGCGCTGAACAAGAAGGTGATAGCCACCATCGGTGATTCGACGTTCTTCCACAACGGGATCCAGCCGCTGGTCGATGCGGTCTACAAGAACCTGAACGTCCTGGTGATGATACTCGACAACAGAACCACGGCGATGACCGGCCACCAGCCCCATCCCGGAACCGGCGGAAGCGAAACCGGCAGGAAGTTCAACGAGATCGACATCGAGGCGCTGGTCAAGGCTCTCGGAGTGAAGTACGTTAAGACCGTTGACCCCTACGACCTCAAAGCAACGAGGGAGGCCATAAAGGAGGCCATGCAGGTCGAAGGACCTGCGGTGATAATAGCGAAGCAGGAGTGCGTTATACCGGTCATAAGGCGCGGCGAGATAGGAGAGATACCTGTGGTTATCGAGGAGAAGTGCACCGGCTGCAAGGCATGCATACTCCTGACCGGCTGTCCGGCGCTTGTTTACGAGCCGGATACCAACAAGGTCAGGATAGACAACCTGCTCTGCACCGGCTGCGGCGTCTGCAACCAGA
- a CDS encoding HIT family protein, with translation MECPFCNAKREAILYDDGIIRILVDSYPANRGHLLVVPRRHVESPNELSPEEKEALLRGIELAMEKLTQALRPDGFNVGINLGKAAGQTVPHLHVHVIPRWEGDCSHPRGGVRKAVLDLEDENLSLRERWEKNRMSDEEIEVLRKAFRS, from the coding sequence ATGGAGTGTCCGTTCTGCAACGCGAAGCGGGAGGCAATTCTTTACGATGACGGAATCATCAGGATACTCGTTGACTCCTATCCAGCGAACAGGGGACACCTGCTGGTCGTCCCGAGGCGGCACGTTGAGAGTCCGAACGAGCTGAGCCCGGAGGAGAAGGAGGCGCTACTGAGGGGGATAGAGCTGGCGATGGAAAAGCTGACCCAGGCTCTGAGGCCGGACGGCTTCAACGTTGGGATAAACCTGGGAAAGGCCGCGGGCCAGACGGTTCCCCATCTGCACGTCCACGTCATCCCCCGCTGGGAGGGGGACTGCTCCCACCCGCGGGGCGGCGTCAGGAAGGCTGTGCTGGATCTGGAGGACGAGAACCTCAGCCTGAGGGAGCGCTGGGAGAAGAACAGGATGAGCGATGAAGAAATCGAGGTTCTGAGGAAAGCGTTCAGGTCCTGA
- the rrp4 gene encoding exosome complex RNA-binding protein Rrp4 — translation MRRIFVKNRELVVPGTLLAQGPFKSGRGTFREGNRIYSTVVGLVEIRGDSIRVIPLEGPYIPEVGDNVLGKITDVRFSNWSVDIGAPYEANLRVQDATEERIDILKTDLRKIFDIGDIIYARIKAYNEINQIDLTTRGMPFKGGPLRGGQIVKITPSKVPRLIGKGGSMINLIKKLTGTRIIVGQNGWVWVSGKKEEMEKLAIEAILKVNRESHTQGLTDRVKELLITRLQELKERGVVEEIPQIEEPNAGEGEGE, via the coding sequence ATGAGACGGATTTTTGTAAAGAATAGGGAACTGGTGGTTCCTGGGACTCTGCTTGCCCAGGGACCGTTTAAGAGCGGAAGAGGAACGTTCAGAGAAGGCAACAGGATATACTCGACGGTCGTTGGACTGGTTGAGATCAGGGGAGACTCCATAAGGGTGATACCACTAGAGGGACCGTACATCCCAGAGGTGGGCGATAACGTTCTCGGCAAGATAACCGACGTCAGGTTCTCCAACTGGAGCGTTGACATAGGGGCACCCTACGAGGCCAACCTGCGCGTTCAGGACGCCACGGAGGAGCGCATAGACATACTGAAGACCGACCTGAGGAAGATATTCGACATTGGCGACATAATCTACGCCAGGATAAAGGCGTACAACGAGATAAACCAGATAGACCTGACCACGAGGGGCATGCCCTTCAAGGGCGGCCCGCTCAGGGGAGGGCAGATAGTGAAGATAACGCCCTCCAAGGTGCCGAGGCTCATCGGTAAGGGCGGTTCAATGATAAACCTCATCAAGAAGCTGACCGGGACGAGGATAATAGTCGGCCAGAACGGCTGGGTCTGGGTCAGCGGCAAGAAGGAAGAGATGGAGAAGCTCGCGATCGAGGCGATACTCAAAGTGAACAGGGAGAGCCACACCCAGGGGCTGACCGACAGGGTCAAGGAACTTCTCATAACGAGACTCCAGGAGCTCAAGGAGCGGGGAGTCGTTGAGGAGATACCCCAGATTGAAGAGCCAAATGCTGGAGAGGGTGAAGGAGAATGA
- the rrp42 gene encoding exosome complex protein Rrp42 — MEVMASIMRDHILSLLKEGRRIDGRGLEDYRDLEVRVNVIEKAEGSAWVRLGNTQVLVGIKVDMGEPFPDLPEKGVITTNVELVPLASPSFEPGPPDENAIELARVVDRGIRESGAVELEKLVIVPGKLVRVVFIDVHVLDYDGNLLDASGIGAIAALLSTKIPKVVYDEEKDEVQVLDEYEPLPVTRVPIPVTIAKIGGNLLADPNLDEERVMDGRITITTDENGMISSVQKSEGGSFKLEEVMYAVDLALKKAAEIREKVLEAVKAE; from the coding sequence ATGGAAGTGATGGCCAGCATAATGCGCGACCACATCCTGAGCCTCCTCAAGGAGGGCAGGCGCATAGACGGCCGCGGTCTTGAGGATTATCGCGACCTTGAGGTCAGGGTCAACGTCATCGAGAAGGCAGAGGGTTCAGCCTGGGTGAGGCTCGGCAACACCCAGGTTCTCGTCGGCATAAAGGTGGACATGGGCGAGCCCTTCCCCGACCTCCCGGAGAAGGGAGTCATAACGACCAACGTCGAGCTCGTGCCGCTCGCTTCCCCGAGCTTTGAGCCGGGGCCTCCGGACGAGAACGCCATCGAGCTGGCGCGTGTCGTGGACAGGGGTATAAGGGAGAGCGGGGCCGTTGAGCTTGAGAAGCTCGTCATAGTCCCAGGCAAGCTCGTCCGCGTCGTTTTCATAGACGTCCACGTCCTCGACTACGACGGAAACCTCCTCGATGCCAGTGGAATAGGTGCCATAGCGGCCCTGCTGAGCACGAAGATTCCGAAGGTCGTCTACGACGAGGAGAAAGACGAGGTTCAGGTCCTCGACGAGTACGAGCCGCTTCCAGTAACCAGGGTGCCGATTCCGGTGACCATAGCCAAGATAGGCGGCAACCTTCTAGCCGACCCGAACCTCGACGAGGAGCGCGTCATGGACGGCAGGATAACGATAACCACCGACGAGAACGGCATGATCTCCTCGGTCCAGAAGAGCGAGGGCGGCAGCTTCAAGCTGGAGGAGGTAATGTACGCGGTTGACCTCGCTCTGAAGAAGGCCGCCGAGATCAGGGAGAAGGTTCTTGAGGCCGTCAAGGCCGAGTGA
- the rrp41 gene encoding exosome complex exonuclease Rrp41 → MMGKPEGLKLIDENGKRIDGRKKYELRPIKMEVGVLKNADGSAYVEWGKNKVLAAVYGPREIHPKHLQRPDRAILRVRYNMAPFSVEERKKPGPDRRSVEISKVIRGALEPALILEMFPRTSIDVFIEVLQADAGTRVAGITAASLALADAGVPMRDLVAACAAGKIEGEIVLDLNKDEDNYGEADVPVAIMPLKNDITLLQMDGYLTKDEFVEAVKLAIKGAKAVYQKQREALKVKYLKIAEEVGGGD, encoded by the coding sequence ATGATGGGCAAGCCAGAGGGTTTAAAGCTCATAGATGAGAACGGAAAGAGAATAGACGGGAGAAAGAAGTACGAACTCAGGCCTATAAAGATGGAAGTCGGCGTGCTGAAGAACGCCGACGGTTCTGCCTACGTTGAGTGGGGCAAGAACAAGGTTCTGGCGGCAGTTTACGGGCCGAGGGAGATTCACCCCAAGCACCTCCAGAGGCCGGACAGGGCCATACTCCGCGTGAGGTACAACATGGCGCCCTTTAGCGTGGAGGAGCGCAAGAAGCCTGGTCCGGACAGGAGGAGCGTCGAGATAAGCAAGGTCATAAGGGGCGCGCTTGAGCCGGCGCTCATACTCGAGATGTTTCCAAGAACGTCCATAGACGTATTCATCGAGGTCCTTCAGGCCGACGCGGGAACGAGGGTCGCCGGAATAACGGCAGCGTCACTCGCCTTGGCGGATGCGGGCGTCCCCATGAGGGACCTGGTCGCTGCCTGCGCCGCCGGCAAGATAGAGGGCGAGATAGTCCTCGACCTCAACAAGGACGAGGACAACTACGGCGAGGCCGACGTTCCGGTCGCGATAATGCCCCTCAAGAACGACATAACACTGCTTCAGATGGACGGCTACCTCACCAAGGATGAGTTCGTCGAGGCGGTAAAGCTCGCCATCAAGGGCGCCAAGGCAGTCTACCAGAAGCAGCGCGAGGCGCTGAAGGTGAAGTATCTCAAGATAGCTGAGGAGGTCGGTGGAGGTGACTGA
- a CDS encoding nucleotide pyrophosphohydrolase: MDFRELEKKLVAFRDARNWAEYHTPKNLAISAAVELGELLEHFQWETDEEILEAVKDPAKKEAIADEIADVVIYLTLLAHELGIDLDEALERKLEKNGRKYPLRT, from the coding sequence ATGGACTTTAGGGAGCTTGAGAAGAAGCTCGTCGCCTTCCGAGATGCGAGGAATTGGGCCGAGTACCACACGCCGAAGAACCTGGCTATATCCGCGGCGGTCGAGCTGGGCGAACTGCTCGAGCACTTTCAGTGGGAGACTGACGAGGAGATACTTGAGGCCGTCAAAGACCCGGCCAAAAAGGAGGCCATAGCCGATGAGATAGCCGATGTCGTTATCTACCTCACGCTACTCGCCCACGAGCTGGGCATAGACCTGGACGAGGCCCTCGAGAGGAAGCTGGAGAAGAACGGGAGGAAGTACCCGCTCAGGACCTGA
- a CDS encoding ribosome assembly factor SBDS: MPISVDKAVIARLKTHGETFEILVDPYLARDFKEGKDVPVEEILATPYVFKDAHKGDKASEHEMEKIFGTSDPYEVAKIILRKGEVQLTAEQRRQMLEDKRRYIATVIHRHAVDPRTGYPHPVDRILRAMEEAGVHIDLFKDAEAQVPGVIKAIRPLLPIKMELKVIAVKIPGDYVGKAYGEVRKFGTIKREEWASDGSWLFLIEIPGGIEDEFYEKLNALTKGNAVTKLIERKGL, translated from the coding sequence ATGCCCATAAGTGTTGATAAAGCCGTCATCGCCCGTCTGAAGACGCACGGCGAGACCTTCGAGATACTCGTTGACCCGTACCTGGCCAGGGACTTCAAGGAGGGCAAGGACGTCCCCGTTGAGGAGATCCTCGCCACTCCCTACGTTTTCAAGGACGCCCACAAGGGCGACAAGGCCAGCGAGCACGAGATGGAGAAGATATTCGGCACCAGCGACCCCTACGAGGTGGCGAAGATAATCCTCCGCAAGGGAGAGGTTCAGCTGACGGCGGAGCAGAGGAGGCAGATGCTCGAGGACAAGAGGCGCTACATAGCGACCGTGATTCACAGGCACGCCGTCGACCCGAGGACCGGCTATCCGCACCCAGTTGATAGAATCCTCAGGGCGATGGAGGAAGCTGGGGTCCACATTGACCTCTTCAAGGACGCAGAGGCGCAGGTTCCCGGAGTCATCAAGGCGATAAGGCCGCTTCTCCCGATAAAGATGGAGCTGAAGGTCATAGCCGTCAAGATACCCGGTGACTACGTTGGCAAGGCCTACGGGGAGGTAAGGAAGTTCGGAACGATAAAGCGCGAGGAGTGGGCCAGCGACGGTTCGTGGCTGTTCCTCATCGAGATTCCCGGGGGAATTGAGGACGAGTTTTATGAGAAGCTTAACGCCCTCACGAAGGGCAATGCGGTAACTAAACTTATAGAGAGGAAGGGACTATGA